A portion of the Kribbella jejuensis genome contains these proteins:
- a CDS encoding LacI family DNA-binding transcriptional regulator, with protein MSTPQRRQRPTVKDVAAQAGVAPMTVSYTFNHPARVAEATRTRVLAAAAQLGYRPDSTARALRSGRTQQLGVVVGEHLSYLFDDPQAAQFLAGIADVCVSEDLGVVLIPTRGDAGDADRVLAAAVDGYVLWTTVADDPVLAAVAGSGRPAAIQGGPAHPGLVCIGPDDRAAAAAVAAATTMAEATPVIISFPLDRRRISGVFRGRDLPPDLMDLQAVPFPVTGARLAGYRDALTEAGHDWDDVRIAVVQRNQRELGEEAAAALLDTLEGTDPVVVLAMSDELALGAHQTVARTHRAAVLTGWDASREATTSGIWSIAASLRDQGRACARAALSATPNPPPVPWTVVPPEEPSGK; from the coding sequence GTGTCCACACCGCAGCGGCGACAACGTCCCACCGTCAAAGATGTCGCTGCTCAGGCCGGGGTTGCGCCGATGACGGTCTCCTACACCTTCAACCACCCCGCGCGGGTAGCCGAGGCCACCCGGACCCGGGTGCTCGCGGCCGCGGCCCAGTTGGGCTACCGCCCCGACAGCACGGCGCGCGCCCTACGCTCGGGGCGCACCCAGCAGTTGGGGGTGGTGGTCGGGGAGCACCTGTCGTACCTGTTCGACGACCCGCAGGCGGCGCAGTTCCTGGCCGGGATCGCCGACGTCTGCGTCAGCGAGGACCTGGGAGTCGTACTCATCCCCACCCGAGGGGATGCCGGCGACGCCGACAGGGTGCTGGCAGCTGCAGTGGACGGCTACGTCCTGTGGACCACCGTCGCCGATGACCCCGTACTGGCCGCCGTCGCAGGCAGCGGGCGACCCGCTGCGATCCAAGGCGGTCCCGCCCATCCGGGTCTGGTGTGCATCGGGCCTGACGACCGCGCCGCCGCAGCTGCGGTCGCGGCGGCCACAACGATGGCCGAAGCGACCCCCGTCATCATCAGTTTTCCCCTCGACAGGCGCCGGATCAGCGGCGTCTTCCGCGGCCGCGACCTGCCCCCTGACCTGATGGACCTGCAGGCGGTCCCCTTCCCCGTCACCGGCGCTCGCCTGGCCGGCTACCGCGACGCGTTGACCGAAGCCGGTCACGACTGGGACGACGTACGAATTGCAGTGGTGCAGCGCAACCAGCGCGAACTGGGCGAGGAAGCCGCCGCAGCACTACTGGACACCCTGGAGGGCACTGACCCCGTGGTGGTGCTGGCGATGAGCGACGAACTGGCGCTAGGCGCCCACCAAACGGTGGCCCGCACGCACCGGGCTGCGGTACTCACCGGCTGGGACGCCTCCCGAGAAGCCACCACCTCAGGAATCTGGTCGATAGCAGCCTCCCTACGCGACCAGGGCCGCGCCTGCGCCCGAGCAGCCCTATCAGCCACCCCCAACCCACCCCCAGTGCCATGGACCGTAGTCCCACCCGAAGAACCCAGCGGTAAGTAG